The Nitrospirota bacterium genome window below encodes:
- a CDS encoding secondary thiamine-phosphate synthase enzyme YjbQ, with amino-acid sequence MENGLVTVFCPGSTGAVTTIEYESGVLMDLRDAIERIVPSGQTYEHDRRWGDGNGFSHVRAALMKPSLTIPLIRGSLTLGTWQQIVFIDFDNRGRKRDIIVHVTGE; translated from the coding sequence ATGGAGAACGGGCTGGTAACGGTCTTTTGTCCCGGCTCGACCGGGGCTGTTACAACTATAGAATACGAATCCGGTGTGCTCATGGACCTGCGGGATGCCATCGAGAGGATTGTTCCATCCGGCCAGACCTACGAGCATGACAGGCGCTGGGGTGACGGCAACGGCTTTTCCCACGTCAGGGCTGCTCTCATGAAACCCTCTCTCACCATTCCCCTCATCAGGGGGAGCCTTACCCTGGGAACGTGGCAGCAGATAGTCTTTATTGATTTTGATAACAGGGGAAGAAAGAGGGATATAATCGTGCATGTTACAGGGGAGTGA
- the rpsF gene encoding 30S ribosomal protein S6, with protein sequence MEMNFYENIVIIDPALSDEEIEAAAQKINDLIVKADGEVLKEDRWGRKKLAYELNRKTQGYYILYTFKAPATCIKKLEDFYKIYDPVFKYMVIKLEKNQIAALMNELRKSAEPVAEPVTEPVTEEAVESAEGV encoded by the coding sequence ATGGAAATGAATTTTTATGAGAACATTGTAATTATTGACCCCGCCCTTAGTGACGAAGAGATCGAAGCTGCTGCCCAAAAAATCAATGACCTTATAGTCAAAGCCGATGGTGAAGTGCTTAAGGAAGACCGCTGGGGAAGAAAAAAGCTTGCCTATGAGCTGAACAGGAAAACCCAGGGGTACTACATACTTTACACCTTCAAGGCACCCGCCACATGTATCAAGAAACTTGAGGATTTCTACAAGATATATGATCCCGTCTTCAAGTACATGGTAATTAAACTTGAAAAGAACCAGATAGCAGCCCTGATGAATGAACTCAGGAAGTCTGCCGAGCCTGTTGCCGAGCCGGTTACCGAGCCGGTTACCGAAGAGGCTGTTGAATCTGCTGAAGGAGTGTAG
- the ssb gene encoding single-stranded DNA-binding protein: MFNRIILVGNLTKDPELRYTPQGTPVVSMRIAVNSRIKQGNEFKDETLFIDTVVFGKQAENITQYLGKGRGVLVEGRLKERRWEYEGQQKSKFEVIASTVRFLPRKDASADYGSGDETPPPEETTELEPF, encoded by the coding sequence ATGTTTAACAGGATAATTCTTGTAGGCAATCTTACAAAGGACCCTGAACTGAGATACACCCCGCAGGGCACCCCGGTAGTCAGTATGCGTATTGCGGTCAATTCCCGTATAAAACAGGGCAATGAATTCAAGGATGAAACCCTCTTTATCGATACAGTTGTATTCGGCAAACAGGCTGAGAATATAACGCAATATCTTGGCAAGGGGCGTGGTGTGCTTGTTGAGGGAAGACTGAAGGAGAGACGCTGGGAGTATGAGGGGCAGCAGAAGAGCAAGTTTGAGGTAATTGCAAGCACCGTGAGGTTCCTGCCAAGGAAAGACGCATCGGCTGACTATGGCTCAGGAGATGAAACTCCGCCTCCGGAAGAGACAACCGAGCTTGAACCGTTTTAA
- the rpsR gene encoding 30S ribosomal protein S18, whose protein sequence is MRRFQRKKYCRFCADKIPYIDYKDMKVLRGYITERGKILPRRMTGTCARHQREITTAIMRARNIALLPFMEK, encoded by the coding sequence ATGAGAAGGTTTCAACGCAAAAAGTACTGCAGGTTTTGTGCAGACAAGATACCTTACATTGATTATAAGGATATGAAGGTTTTGCGCGGGTATATAACAGAGAGGGGAAAGATCCTGCCGCGGAGAATGACCGGGACTTGTGCAAGACACCAGAGAGAGATTACCACTGCAATAATGAGGGCAAGAAATATAGCATTGCTGCCATTTATGGAAAAGTGA
- a CDS encoding DUF507 family protein, with protein sequence MRIPKSWVAPMAKRIIDDLIGRGYIESAVPEKDLLAAVEGILLYELMAEDRLNEEVRGILQLHSSEIEEGRLDYRRLFDLTKRKLAKERNIVL encoded by the coding sequence ATGCGGATACCCAAATCCTGGGTAGCTCCCATGGCAAAGAGGATTATAGATGACCTGATCGGGCGGGGTTATATAGAATCCGCTGTTCCGGAAAAGGATCTGCTTGCAGCCGTTGAGGGGATTCTTCTTTATGAGTTGATGGCTGAAGACAGGCTTAATGAGGAAGTCAGGGGGATACTTCAGCTCCATTCCTCTGAGATAGAAGAGGGCCGTCTTGATTACAGAAGGCTCTTTGATCTCACAAAGCGTAAACTTGCAAAAGAGAGGAATATTGTTCTATGA
- a CDS encoding DUF507 family protein: MMLSDEKVTHMSHVLLKELKKKGLVVVKEDEGKIRRQIQKSITDELKAGEEIEEAVRRKIQSYSKKIIEGSSEWEVLYKKFFKEEEAKRGRYSG, from the coding sequence ATGATGCTGTCAGACGAAAAGGTCACCCATATGAGCCATGTTCTGTTGAAGGAGCTGAAAAAGAAGGGGCTTGTTGTTGTTAAAGAGGATGAGGGGAAGATCAGGCGCCAGATTCAGAAGTCCATTACAGACGAGCTAAAGGCAGGGGAAGAGATTGAAGAGGCCGTTAGACGCAAAATCCAGTCCTACTCAAAGAAGATAATAGAGGGCAGCTCTGAGTGGGAAGTCCTTTACAAGAAGTTCTTCAAAGAGGAGGAGGCAAAAAGAGGAAGATACTCGGGCTGA
- a CDS encoding diguanylate cyclase, whose amino-acid sequence MGSPLQEVLQRGGGKKRKILGLIRFLPYFFLILLSFCLYSDLPDRRPVIFSIVFILFVSSALYRYSKHRSELFLLIFGVQAFFEAFFQVKDSSWLHLVNIPLMAASALFLSVKSFFILLSLQPLLHGRELFSSGRMDALVLLGIVILTSLPVTLYLYKLKNRIKDYNESFNKLQRQAKELADNAPSFNDDTLMSRYLTDVLEVEDDILGLLRIAEKAMVADAVSLFINEDNGLVCRLSSGRSGMVTTGDGLIYTVFRSGKPLLHYAESPGKDIRPGYLSDAGISTLLAVPVMELSTPLGVLCADSLRYRAFDQQDIGLMELVARETAKILKRQRIYSQIQLSYRSLRILHEESAPLARSLELSALCERIVESSARVSGGKVVLLLKKGRSYELFTRGAGYLNEKKVTSLKGTLLEMVHANRDPLYHPDVSGFRTRVLPFHFRGVKSVLALPLFHGAKIKGILTVLSEKKNAFNPMQINLLEILVNQVSVSISNVLLHEEIKKMAFTDGLTGLFNHRHFKEKLTEEFRRSERFEDTLSLILADIDHFKKVNDTYGHPVGDIVLKGVAGIISRTVRDIDIPARYGGEEFAILVVKTDAKGAKKIAERVRKNIKAHDFKVEGHLLKVTVSIGIASYPADVTSGDELIEKADQALYAAKKGGRDRTVLYGDLK is encoded by the coding sequence GTGGGAAGTCCTTTACAAGAAGTTCTTCAAAGAGGAGGAGGCAAAAAGAGGAAGATACTCGGGCTGATAAGGTTCCTCCCGTATTTTTTCCTGATTCTCCTGTCATTCTGTCTCTATTCAGACCTTCCTGACAGAAGACCTGTAATCTTTTCAATAGTCTTTATTCTATTTGTCTCCAGTGCCTTATACAGGTATTCAAAACACCGCAGTGAGCTGTTTCTCCTGATATTCGGGGTTCAGGCCTTTTTTGAGGCTTTTTTTCAGGTAAAGGACTCCAGCTGGCTTCACCTTGTAAATATCCCCCTTATGGCGGCCTCGGCCCTTTTCCTCAGCGTTAAATCCTTTTTTATCCTGTTGTCTTTGCAGCCCCTGCTTCATGGCAGGGAATTATTCTCCTCGGGGCGTATGGATGCATTGGTTCTGCTGGGCATTGTCATACTGACATCACTGCCGGTCACTCTTTATCTGTATAAACTGAAAAACAGGATAAAGGACTACAATGAGTCCTTTAACAAGCTGCAGCGCCAGGCCAAGGAGCTTGCGGATAATGCCCCTTCCTTTAATGATGATACCCTGATGTCCCGGTATTTAACAGACGTCCTGGAGGTGGAGGACGATATACTCGGGCTTTTGAGGATAGCAGAGAAGGCAATGGTGGCAGATGCGGTCAGCCTCTTTATTAACGAAGACAACGGGCTTGTCTGCAGGCTGTCTTCAGGCAGGTCCGGTATGGTTACCACTGGTGACGGGTTGATATATACGGTCTTCAGAAGTGGCAAACCCCTGCTCCATTATGCCGAGTCTCCCGGGAAGGATATCAGGCCGGGGTATCTGAGTGATGCCGGGATTTCAACGTTGCTCGCTGTTCCTGTTATGGAGCTGTCAACGCCCCTTGGTGTATTGTGCGCCGACAGCTTGCGATACCGGGCCTTTGATCAGCAGGACATAGGGTTAATGGAGCTTGTAGCCCGTGAAACAGCCAAAATCCTGAAGAGGCAGAGGATATATTCACAGATTCAGCTATCATACAGGAGTCTCCGAATACTGCATGAGGAGAGTGCGCCCCTTGCAAGGTCTCTTGAGCTTTCAGCACTTTGCGAGAGGATTGTGGAGAGCTCTGCAAGGGTTTCCGGGGGCAAGGTAGTCCTGTTGTTGAAAAAAGGCCGTTCGTATGAGCTGTTTACAAGAGGGGCCGGGTATCTGAATGAAAAAAAGGTAACTTCTCTTAAGGGAACACTGCTTGAGATGGTTCATGCCAACAGGGATCCACTTTATCATCCGGATGTGAGCGGATTCAGGACGAGGGTACTTCCATTCCATTTCAGGGGCGTAAAATCGGTTCTTGCCCTGCCACTTTTTCATGGGGCGAAGATTAAGGGCATACTGACGGTCCTGTCGGAAAAGAAGAATGCCTTCAATCCAATGCAGATTAATCTGCTGGAGATTTTGGTGAACCAGGTATCCGTAAGTATCTCGAATGTCCTCCTGCATGAGGAGATCAAGAAGATGGCCTTCACCGATGGACTTACAGGTCTCTTTAATCACCGCCACTTCAAGGAAAAGCTGACCGAAGAGTTCAGGAGGTCGGAACGTTTTGAAGATACGCTCTCACTGATACTTGCTGATATCGACCATTTCAAGAAGGTTAACGACACCTATGGACATCCGGTTGGCGATATTGTGCTGAAGGGTGTGGCAGGGATAATCAGCAGGACAGTCAGGGATATAGATATACCAGCACGGTACGGGGGAGAGGAGTTTGCCATCCTGGTGGTGAAGACGGATGCAAAGGGTGCCAAAAAGATAGCCGAAAGGGTAAGAAAGAATATAAAGGCTCATGACTTCAAGGTAGAGGGTCATCTGTTGAAGGTGACCGTGAGCATCGGTATAGCCTCATATCCTGCTGACGTAACAAGTGGGGATGAACTGATTGAAAAGGCGGACCAGGCACTTTATGCTGCAAAAAAGGGGGGCAGGGACAGGACGGTGCTTTATGGGGATTTGAAATGA
- a CDS encoding HNH endonuclease, whose protein sequence is MNFFPQVSDEEVNREKRKARELRATRWWRNKKGRGVCFYCEKQMSPAELTMDHVVPLIRGGKSTKSNIVAACKECNNKKKYMLPMEWDEYTGNRGGDEDV, encoded by the coding sequence TTGAATTTTTTTCCTCAAGTGAGTGATGAGGAAGTAAACAGGGAGAAGAGAAAGGCTAGGGAGCTCAGGGCTACCAGGTGGTGGAGGAATAAAAAGGGCAGGGGTGTATGCTTTTACTGTGAAAAGCAGATGTCGCCTGCGGAACTCACCATGGACCATGTAGTGCCTCTCATAAGGGGCGGCAAGAGCACAAAATCAAATATCGTTGCAGCCTGCAAGGAGTGCAATAACAAAAAGAAGTATATGCTGCCCATGGAGTGGGATGAATATACAGGGAACAGGGGTGGTGATGAAGATGTATAG
- the fabG gene encoding 3-oxoacyl-[acyl-carrier-protein] reductase — protein sequence MNIQGTGVVMKMYRFDGRVALVTGGTKGIGKAIALCLARGGARVVVNYSSDEDSALSTEEELRKVNGFGLSLKADVSDSRQVQEMFGQILETTGTLDIVVNNAGMIRDSLLMLMKDEDWQRVIDVNLTGVYNCSKAALRPMIGEKWGRIINIISPTALMGRAGQTNYAASKGGILSFTRSLSREVASYGITVNAVSPGLIETDLTSSLSEKVRNEFLGMIPGRRLGTTEEVSHAVAFLASGKSGYITGSYISVDGGMT from the coding sequence ATGAATATACAGGGAACAGGGGTGGTGATGAAGATGTATAGATTTGACGGCCGCGTGGCCCTTGTGACCGGCGGTACAAAAGGGATAGGAAAGGCTATAGCGCTCTGCCTTGCACGGGGTGGCGCGAGGGTTGTAGTCAACTACTCCTCTGATGAGGACTCTGCTTTAAGTACAGAGGAGGAACTCAGAAAGGTAAATGGTTTTGGGCTTTCCCTGAAGGCGGATGTCTCGGATTCCCGGCAGGTGCAGGAGATGTTCGGGCAGATACTTGAGACAACCGGCACCCTGGACATTGTCGTCAATAACGCAGGGATGATAAGGGACAGTCTGCTTATGCTGATGAAGGATGAGGACTGGCAGAGGGTTATTGATGTCAATCTGACAGGTGTTTATAACTGTTCAAAGGCGGCACTGAGGCCCATGATTGGTGAAAAGTGGGGGCGGATAATAAATATTATCTCTCCGACGGCATTGATGGGCAGGGCAGGGCAGACCAATTATGCAGCCTCAAAAGGCGGAATTCTCAGCTTTACACGCTCACTTTCCAGGGAGGTGGCAAGCTATGGCATAACGGTCAATGCCGTCAGCCCCGGTCTTATAGAGACGGATTTGACATCCTCCCTCAGTGAAAAGGTAAGGAATGAATTCCTCGGCATGATACCCGGCAGGAGGCTTGGCACTACAGAAGAGGTCTCTCATGCCGTGGCCTTTCTTGCCTCAGGCAAGTCAGGATATATTACAGGGTCGTATATCTCGGTGGATGGGGGTATGACATAG
- a CDS encoding oligopeptide/dipeptide ABC transporter ATP-binding protein: MEILRTEDLRKYYEIKAGIFAKTKTLKALDGVSISVDSDRVFAIVGESGCGKSTFAKLILQLLRPTEGKVFFKGNNIHNAGVRELKNFRRAVQVIFQDPFASLNPRMKILSILSEPLIIHNIVRKKELKDRIAELLETVGLKPEHMNRYPHEFSGGQRQRVCIARALALSPELIVADEPLSSLDVSIQAQIINLLGDLKKEKKLSFIFISHDLNVVYYFADVVAVMYLGKIVEEADAERIFQDPQHPYTEMLLNAIPKVRVTQQEITEKRQDKFVKACNSIPEMAELPSGCLFYPRCPKKVSICSRETPELRDTGDRKIACHLC, from the coding sequence ATGGAGATACTAAGGACAGAAGACCTCAGAAAATATTACGAAATCAAGGCAGGCATCTTTGCCAAGACAAAGACCCTTAAGGCACTTGACGGAGTGAGCATATCTGTTGATTCGGACAGGGTATTTGCCATTGTTGGTGAGAGCGGATGTGGAAAATCAACATTTGCAAAACTCATACTGCAACTGCTCAGACCCACTGAGGGGAAGGTATTCTTCAAGGGCAACAATATCCATAACGCCGGTGTCAGGGAACTGAAAAACTTCCGGAGGGCGGTCCAGGTGATATTTCAGGACCCCTTTGCGTCACTCAACCCAAGGATGAAGATACTCTCCATCCTCTCCGAACCTTTGATAATCCATAATATCGTGCGCAAAAAAGAACTTAAGGACCGGATTGCAGAGCTTCTTGAAACCGTTGGACTAAAACCCGAACACATGAACCGTTATCCCCATGAGTTCAGCGGGGGGCAGAGGCAGAGGGTCTGCATAGCACGTGCTCTGGCCCTTTCACCTGAGCTTATTGTGGCAGATGAGCCCCTGTCATCCCTTGATGTCTCCATACAGGCCCAGATAATCAACCTGCTCGGTGACCTTAAAAAAGAGAAAAAGCTGTCATTTATATTCATCAGTCATGACCTGAATGTGGTTTATTACTTTGCTGATGTGGTGGCAGTCATGTATCTGGGAAAAATCGTTGAAGAGGCGGATGCCGAAAGGATATTTCAGGACCCGCAGCACCCTTACACCGAAATGCTACTGAATGCCATACCAAAAGTAAGGGTTACACAACAGGAGATTACAGAAAAGAGGCAGGACAAATTCGTGAAAGCCTGTAACAGTATCCCGGAGATGGCCGAATTACCTTCAGGCTGCCTCTTCTATCCAAGATGTCCGAAGAAAGTATCAATATGCAGCAGGGAGACTCCTGAACTGAGAGACACGGGAGACAGAAAAATCGCCTGTCACCTGTGTTGA
- a CDS encoding ABC transporter ATP-binding protein: MAADGKRPTTVVTESPLLKIKDLNIFFRKKDKPLAAVSNLELDIRPGETFGLAGESGCGKSITALSIMGLLPGTAYATGKILFNPPTGKEMDILNLDESTLRSIRGKEMGMVFQEPMTSLNPVFTIGYQISEVLTTHEGLSGKAATGRTVELLRLVHIPSPEHRIKDYPHQLSGGMRQRVMIAMAVACNPSLLIADEPTTALDVTIQAEILNLLLDIKEERGMSILLITHDLAIISENANRVAIMYAGRIVEIAPVDRLFRKPAHPYTLGLLHSLPVARNIQLKPIPGSVPAPDELPPGCKFSTRCTYRTAACDLEEPPLHGIEQDHLVRCIRVEDVIRQG, encoded by the coding sequence ATGGCTGCCGACGGCAAACGTCCGACAACCGTTGTTACAGAATCACCCCTCCTGAAAATAAAGGACCTCAACATCTTCTTCAGAAAAAAGGACAAACCCCTTGCGGCTGTCTCCAATCTCGAACTTGACATCAGGCCCGGAGAAACCTTTGGTCTTGCCGGGGAAAGCGGGTGCGGTAAAAGCATTACAGCACTATCAATCATGGGTCTGCTTCCAGGCACTGCCTATGCAACAGGAAAGATACTATTCAATCCGCCGACCGGTAAAGAGATGGATATCCTGAATCTTGATGAATCCACACTACGCTCTATAAGGGGTAAAGAGATGGGGATGGTCTTTCAGGAGCCAATGACATCCCTGAATCCTGTCTTCACTATTGGTTACCAGATCTCGGAGGTACTGACAACACATGAGGGGCTCTCCGGAAAGGCGGCAACCGGGAGGACAGTGGAACTCCTTCGCCTCGTCCATATACCATCGCCTGAACACAGGATAAAGGACTACCCGCACCAGCTCTCCGGTGGTATGCGCCAGAGGGTGATGATAGCAATGGCTGTAGCGTGCAATCCCTCCCTGCTGATAGCAGATGAGCCCACAACAGCCCTTGATGTAACGATTCAGGCGGAGATACTCAACCTCCTGCTTGATATCAAGGAGGAACGGGGGATGTCCATCCTGCTTATTACCCATGACCTTGCAATCATATCAGAAAATGCCAACAGGGTGGCCATCATGTATGCCGGAAGAATCGTGGAGATAGCCCCGGTTGATAGACTCTTCCGGAAACCGGCACATCCCTATACCCTTGGCCTGCTTCACTCCCTTCCGGTGGCAAGGAATATTCAGTTAAAGCCGATCCCTGGATCAGTCCCGGCTCCGGACGAACTGCCCCCGGGCTGCAAGTTCTCAACACGGTGCACATACAGGACTGCTGCATGCGACCTCGAAGAGCCGCCACTGCACGGGATCGAACAGGACCATCTCGTCAGGTGCATCAGGGTAGAGGATGTTATCCGTCAGGGTTAA
- a CDS encoding tetratricopeptide repeat protein, giving the protein MDEQLEELYNEGNRLFEEGKYSEAEPILKEVLERKPEYADILNHLGVISYLKGELKEAVDYFEKALKLNPRYTEASLNLAITYNDLGEFERAQEIFSIAAQVAHPTPGTLDPFVAGKLANEHYKIGNIYLDFSMNDEAIEEYRKALKLSPRLPDVHTKLGIALRNMDRYEEAIIHFNSAKEINPAYGQAWVQLGITYYMKGLTGLAIEEWEKAFEENPKLQEAKNYLHLIRKEEKK; this is encoded by the coding sequence GTGGACGAACAACTTGAAGAACTTTATAATGAGGGCAACCGGCTGTTTGAGGAAGGGAAATACTCTGAAGCAGAACCAATATTAAAAGAGGTTCTGGAGAGAAAGCCCGAGTATGCAGATATACTGAATCACCTCGGGGTTATCTCCTACCTGAAGGGAGAACTGAAAGAAGCGGTAGATTATTTTGAAAAAGCCCTGAAACTGAACCCGCGATACACCGAGGCATCACTGAATCTTGCCATCACGTACAATGACCTTGGTGAATTTGAAAGGGCACAGGAGATATTCTCCATTGCAGCCCAGGTAGCCCATCCAACACCCGGGACACTTGATCCATTTGTTGCCGGCAAGCTTGCAAATGAACATTACAAGATTGGCAATATATACCTTGATTTCAGCATGAATGACGAGGCAATAGAAGAATACCGCAAGGCACTGAAGCTATCTCCAAGGCTTCCGGATGTACACACAAAACTCGGCATTGCCCTCAGGAACATGGACAGGTATGAAGAGGCAATAATACATTTCAATTCAGCCAAGGAGATCAATCCCGCTTACGGTCAGGCATGGGTACAGCTCGGCATCACTTACTACATGAAGGGCCTCACGGGTCTCGCAATTGAGGAATGGGAAAAGGCTTTTGAGGAAAATCCTAAACTGCAAGAGGCAAAAAACTATCTCCACCTTATAAGAAAAGAGGAAAAAAAATAG
- a CDS encoding isoamylase early set domain-containing protein has translation MKKQYLKSRPACKVTFKLPKEAAPDAHKVSIVGDFNNWDGGAAVMKRLKSGDFTITMELETGREYCYRYLIDATKWENDWCADRYRPNPFGCDDSVVIL, from the coding sequence ATTAAGAAACAGTACCTCAAAAGTCGTCCTGCCTGTAAGGTCACTTTCAAGCTGCCGAAAGAGGCGGCTCCAGATGCTCATAAGGTCAGCATAGTGGGTGATTTCAATAACTGGGACGGAGGGGCCGCTGTGATGAAAAGGCTCAAAAGCGGTGACTTTACTATCACCATGGAACTTGAGACAGGAAGAGAGTACTGTTACCGCTATCTTATAGATGCAACAAAGTGGGAGAACGACTGGTGTGCTGACAGGTACAGGCCGAATCCCTTTGGCTGTGATGATTCCGTGGTAATTCTATAG
- the feoB gene encoding ferrous iron transport protein B: MECHKTEKIISGIQRIVLVGNPNVGKSVIFGFLTGKYVTVSNYPGTTVEISQGNINLEGNKFLVIDTPGVNNLIPMSEDEKVTRDILLLERPFAVIQVADSKNLKRTLMITLQLSEMGLPLVLDLNMEDEAMDRGVQIDKERLRELLGIDVVGTVAPRRKGVKELKECILRAAIPKIKVVYDALIEEYIEKITSLLPESGVSKRAIALMILAGDESLRSWLKLKLSDEVIEEIERLRDECQAHYPKPLGLIIHETRYRYVKSITDEVLTKVQASRGRLGLFLERVSMDPIWGLPVFLAVLYLLYEFVGVFGAGTLVDFFEKVIFGRYLNPMVIKLVDVLLPVPFLRDMLVGEYGVVTVALTYSIAIVLPITATFFIAFSILEDSGYLPRLAIMSNRIFNLIGLNGKAILPMILGLGCGTMAVMTTRILETKRDRIIATFLLALAVPCSAQLGVILGMLGALSFKATVIWIGAVLGVLFAAGFLASKVVPGEKTEFFLEIPPIRMPGLSNVLIKTVGRIEWYLKEAVPLFILGTLVLFFLDKFTLLGIIERGASPVVQGFLGLPAKTTGFFILGFLRRDYGAAGLFSMSIAGELTPIQSLVSLVTITLFVPCLANFFMIIKERGMKVALAVTTIVFILAFLVGGMLNFALRGLNVSI, encoded by the coding sequence ATGGAATGTCATAAAACAGAGAAGATAATTTCAGGTATTCAGAGGATAGTCCTTGTAGGGAATCCCAATGTGGGCAAGAGCGTTATCTTTGGTTTCCTTACAGGCAAGTACGTTACGGTTTCTAATTATCCGGGAACGACGGTCGAGATATCCCAGGGCAATATCAACCTTGAAGGTAACAAGTTCCTTGTAATTGATACTCCGGGTGTGAATAACCTGATACCCATGAGCGAGGATGAGAAGGTTACAAGGGACATCCTGCTTTTAGAGAGACCCTTTGCAGTAATTCAGGTGGCGGATTCCAAGAACCTCAAGAGGACCCTGATGATAACCTTACAGTTATCGGAGATGGGCCTGCCCCTTGTCCTGGACCTTAATATGGAAGATGAGGCCATGGACAGAGGTGTTCAGATTGACAAGGAGAGGCTGAGGGAATTGCTCGGTATTGACGTAGTCGGTACTGTTGCTCCAAGAAGAAAAGGGGTTAAAGAGCTAAAGGAGTGCATCCTCAGGGCAGCCATACCAAAGATAAAAGTTGTCTATGACGCTCTGATAGAGGAATATATTGAGAAGATAACCTCGCTGCTTCCTGAATCAGGGGTTTCTAAAAGGGCGATTGCCTTGATGATCCTTGCAGGAGATGAGAGCCTGAGGAGTTGGCTGAAACTCAAGCTTTCTGATGAAGTGATCGAGGAGATAGAGAGGCTGAGGGATGAGTGTCAGGCCCATTATCCAAAACCCCTGGGTTTGATTATTCATGAGACAAGATATCGTTATGTCAAAAGCATAACCGATGAGGTCTTAACAAAGGTGCAGGCAAGCAGGGGCAGGCTTGGTCTCTTTCTGGAGAGGGTAAGCATGGACCCCATCTGGGGCCTTCCGGTTTTCCTTGCTGTATTGTATCTGTTGTACGAGTTTGTTGGTGTTTTTGGAGCAGGCACCCTGGTGGATTTCTTTGAGAAGGTCATTTTCGGCCGCTATCTGAACCCAATGGTGATAAAACTCGTGGATGTGCTGTTGCCGGTACCCTTTCTGCGGGACATGCTTGTGGGGGAGTATGGTGTTGTTACAGTGGCGTTAACCTATTCCATTGCCATCGTGCTTCCTATTACCGCGACATTTTTCATCGCTTTTTCAATCCTTGAGGACAGTGGATACCTGCCGCGTCTTGCCATCATGAGTAACCGGATATTTAATCTCATCGGCCTTAACGGCAAGGCCATCTTACCCATGATACTTGGGCTTGGCTGCGGGACCATGGCAGTTATGACCACGAGAATACTGGAAACAAAGCGGGACAGGATAATTGCCACATTTCTCCTCGCCCTGGCCGTTCCCTGCTCGGCTCAGCTTGGCGTGATTCTTGGAATGCTGGGTGCCCTTTCATTTAAGGCTACCGTAATATGGATAGGTGCGGTTTTGGGTGTTCTTTTTGCTGCAGGTTTTCTTGCATCAAAGGTTGTTCCGGGAGAGAAGACCGAGTTTTTTCTTGAAATACCGCCTATAAGAATGCCGGGGTTGTCAAATGTATTAATAAAGACCGTTGGCAGAATCGAATGGTACCTGAAGGAGGCGGTTCCACTCTTCATTCTTGGTACCCTCGTATTGTTCTTTCTTGATAAATTCACACTCCTTGGCATTATAGAGAGGGGGGCATCTCCTGTGGTTCAGGGGTTTTTGGGTCTCCCTGCAAAAACAACAGGATTTTTCATCCTTGGATTTCTCAGAAGAGACTATGGTGCTGCAGGGCTTTTCAGTATGTCAATAGCAGGAGAACTAACCCCGATACAATCTCTTGTAAGCCTTGTAACCATTACCCTGTTTGTGCCCTGTCTTGCAAACTTTTTTATGATAATCAAGGAGAGGGGGATGAAGGTTGCACTTGCTGTAACCACTATAGTCTTTATCCTTGCCTTTTTGGTCGGAGGTATGTTGAATTTTGCACTCAGGGGGCTGAATGTATCCATATGA